From Eubalaena glacialis isolate mEubGla1 chromosome 5, mEubGla1.1.hap2.+ XY, whole genome shotgun sequence, one genomic window encodes:
- the HS3ST1 gene encoding heparan sulfate glucosamine 3-O-sulfotransferase 1 gives MAALLLGAVMLVAQLQLVPSRPAVPGAELGQPELVRKAATLQGEIREGAAPNGSAQQLPQTIIIGVRKGGTRALLEMLSLHPDVAAAENEVHFFDWEEHYSQGLGWYLSQMPFSSPHQLTVEKTPAYFTSPKVPERVHSMNPSIRLLLILRDPSERVLSDYTQVFYNHVQKHKPYPSIEEFLVRDGRLNVDYKALNRSLYHVHMQNWLRFFSLRRIHIVDGDRLIRDPFPEIQKVERFLRLSPQINASNFYFNKTKGFYCLRDSGRDRCLHESKGRAHPQVDPKLLNKLHEYFHEPNKKFFELVGRTFDWH, from the coding sequence ATGGCCGCGCTGCTCCTGGGCGCGGTGATGCTGGTGGCCCAGCTCCAGCTAGTGCCTTCCCGCCCCGCCGTGCCCGGGGCCGAGCTGGGCCAGCCGGAGCTTGTGAGGAAAGCGGCGACCTTGCAGGGCGAGATCCGGGAAGGCGCGGCCCCCAACGGCTCCGCCCAGCAGCTGCCGCAGACCATCATCATCGGTGTGCGCAAGGGCGGCACACGCGCGCTGCTGGAGATGCTCAGCCTGCATCCCGACGTGGCGGCCGCCGAGAACGAGGTGCACTTCTTCGATTGGGAGGAGCATTACAGCCAAGGCCTGGGCTGGTACCTCAGCCAGATGCCCTTCTCCTCCCCGCACCAGCTCACGGTGGAAAAGACCCCCGCGTACTTCACGTCGCCCAAAGTGCCTGAGCGGGTCCACAGCATGAACCCGTCCATCCGGCTGCTGCTCATCCTGCGGGACCCGTCAGAGCGCGTGCTGTCCGACTACACCCAAGTGTTCTACAACCACGTGCAGAAGCACAAGCCCTACCCGTCCATCGAGGAGTTCCTGGTGCGCGATGGCCGGCTCAACGTGGACTACAAGGCTCTCAACCGCAGCCTGTACCACGTGCACATGCAGAACTGGCTTCGCTTCTTCTCGCTGCGCCGCATCCACATCGTGGACGGCGACCGCCTCATCAGGGACCCCTTCCCCGAGATCCAAAAGGTCGAGAGGTTCCTGAGGCTGTCGCCGCAGATCAATGCCTCGAACTTCTACTTTAACAAAACCAAGGGCTTTTACTGCCTGCGGGACAGCGGCCGGGACCGCTGCTTACACGAGTCCAAAGGCCGGGCGCACCCCCAAGTCGACCCCAAGCTCCTCAATAAACTGCATGAATATTTTCACGAGCCAAATAAGAAATTCTTCGAGCTTGTCGGCAGA